One part of the Streptomyces sp. NBC_00286 genome encodes these proteins:
- a CDS encoding dihydrofolate reductase family protein, translated as MSLARVHNFAVSLDGFGTGEPQSRDAPFGHAGERLHEWMFATGFWHEMTRQPGGSRGLDDAFARRFEPGIGAEIMGAGKFGYPGWHEDPEWKGWWGPNPPFHTPTFILTHHTRPSIEMEGGTTFHFLDTSPAKALEAAREAADGKDVRIGGGATVIRGFLAAGLIDHMHVVVVPILLGRGSRLWDGLEDLEKDYEVEATSSPSGVTHLTFTRAGL; from the coding sequence ATGTCACTCGCCCGCGTCCATAACTTCGCCGTCTCGCTCGACGGCTTCGGCACCGGTGAGCCTCAGAGCCGTGACGCGCCGTTCGGCCACGCCGGGGAGCGGCTGCACGAGTGGATGTTCGCCACCGGGTTCTGGCACGAGATGACCCGCCAACCCGGCGGGAGCCGCGGTCTCGACGACGCCTTCGCGCGGCGGTTCGAGCCCGGGATCGGCGCGGAGATCATGGGCGCCGGGAAGTTCGGTTACCCCGGATGGCACGAGGACCCGGAGTGGAAGGGGTGGTGGGGGCCCAACCCGCCCTTCCACACACCCACCTTCATCCTGACCCACCACACCCGCCCGTCGATCGAGATGGAGGGCGGCACGACGTTCCACTTCCTCGACACGTCGCCCGCCAAGGCGCTCGAGGCGGCTCGCGAGGCCGCGGACGGCAAGGACGTACGCATCGGTGGCGGCGCCACCGTGATCCGCGGCTTCCTCGCCGCCGGGCTCATCGACCACATGCACGTCGTGGTGGTCCCGATCCTGCTCGGCCGCGGCTCACGCCTCTGGGACGGACTGGAGGACCTCGAGAAGGACTACGAGGTCGAGGCCACCTCCTCGCCCAGCGGAGTCACGCACCTGACGTTCACCCGGGCAGGGCTCTGA